A genomic stretch from Cloacibacterium caeni includes:
- the rplB gene encoding 50S ribosomal protein L2 yields the protein MSVRKLKPITPGQRFRIVNNFEEITTNKPEKSLTVGLSKKGGRNNTGKMTMRYTGGGHKKKYRIIDFKRNKFDVAATVLSVEYDPNRTAFIALVEYTDGEKRYIVAPNGIKVGQTVVSGDNVEPEVGNAMKLKNIPLGTVISCIELRPGQGAILARSAGSSAQLTSRDGKYAIIKLPSGESRMILVECMAMIGSVSNSDHQLTVSGKAGRSRWLGKRPRTRAVAMNPVDHPMGGGEGRSSGGHPRSRNGKPAKGYKTRKKNKVSNRYIVSKRK from the coding sequence ATGTCTGTTAGAAAATTAAAACCTATCACCCCAGGACAGAGATTCAGAATTGTAAACAATTTTGAAGAAATTACTACCAACAAACCTGAGAAGTCTCTAACTGTAGGACTTTCTAAAAAAGGAGGTAGAAATAACACTGGTAAAATGACCATGCGTTATACCGGAGGTGGACACAAGAAAAAGTACAGAATCATCGATTTCAAAAGAAATAAATTTGATGTAGCTGCTACTGTTTTATCTGTGGAGTATGATCCAAACAGAACTGCGTTTATCGCTTTAGTAGAATACACAGATGGAGAAAAGAGATACATCGTTGCTCCAAACGGTATTAAAGTAGGTCAAACTGTAGTTTCTGGAGATAATGTAGAACCTGAAGTAGGAAATGCAATGAAATTGAAAAACATACCATTAGGTACTGTGATCTCTTGCATCGAACTAAGACCAGGACAAGGTGCAATCCTTGCTAGAAGTGCAGGTTCTTCTGCGCAATTAACTTCTAGAGATGGTAAATATGCAATCATTAAATTGCCTTCAGGAGAATCTAGAATGATTTTAGTAGAATGTATGGCTATGATTGGTTCTGTATCTAACTCAGATCACCAACTTACCGTTTCTGGTAAAGCAGGTAGAAGCAGATGGTTAGGTAAGAGACCAAGAACAAGAGCTGTAGCTATGAACCCTGTAGATCACCCAATGGGAGGTGGTGAAGGTAGATCTTCTGGTGGTCACCCAAGATCTAGAAACGGTAAACCAGCTAAAGGTTACAAGACTAGAAAGAAAAACAAAGTGTCTAACCGTTACATCGTATCTAAAAGAAAATAA
- the rplW gene encoding 50S ribosomal protein L23 — MSVIIKPIISEKANSQSELSGVYTFLVDTKANKIQIKQAVEAAYSVKVEDVRTMIYAPKVSSKYTKKGLQVGKTNKLKKALVQLVEGETIDIFATN, encoded by the coding sequence ATGTCAGTTATCATTAAACCAATCATTTCAGAAAAAGCAAACAGCCAGTCAGAATTGAGCGGAGTTTATACGTTTTTAGTAGATACTAAAGCTAATAAAATCCAAATCAAACAAGCTGTAGAAGCTGCTTATAGTGTAAAGGTAGAAGACGTAAGAACAATGATTTATGCTCCTAAAGTTTCTTCGAAATACACTAAAAAAGGACTTCAAGTTGGTAAAACCAATAAATTGAAGAAAGCTTTGGTTCAACTTGTAGAAGGCGAAACCATTGATATTTTTGCAACAAATTAA
- the rplD gene encoding 50S ribosomal protein L4 produces the protein MELVVLNTSGKETGRKVQLDEAIFGIEPNQHAVYLEVKQYLAAQRQGTHKSKERSEITASTRKLKKQKGSGSARYGDIKSPTFKGGGRVFGPKPRDYRFKLNKALKRLAKKSVLSQKMRENSIKVLEEVTFAAPKTKDFINVFNALGLEGKKALFVLAETNKNVYLSSRNLPKVKVLTYNEISSYDLVNAGEVVFFEGAVEKFQENLRK, from the coding sequence ATGGAACTAGTAGTATTAAATACATCAGGAAAAGAAACCGGAAGAAAAGTTCAACTAGACGAAGCTATCTTCGGAATTGAGCCAAATCAGCACGCGGTTTACTTAGAAGTGAAACAATACCTTGCTGCTCAAAGACAAGGAACTCATAAGTCTAAAGAAAGAAGCGAAATTACTGCTTCTACTAGAAAACTTAAAAAACAAAAAGGATCTGGTTCGGCTAGATATGGTGATATTAAATCTCCAACTTTCAAAGGTGGGGGTAGAGTATTCGGTCCTAAGCCAAGAGATTACAGATTCAAATTAAATAAAGCATTAAAAAGATTAGCTAAGAAATCTGTTCTTTCTCAAAAAATGAGAGAAAACTCTATTAAAGTATTAGAAGAAGTAACATTTGCTGCTCCTAAAACTAAAGATTTCATCAATGTATTTAATGCATTAGGTTTGGAAGGCAAAAAAGCATTATTCGTGCTTGCTGAAACAAACAAGAACGTATATTTATCTTCAAGAAACTTACCGAAAGTAAAAGTTTTAACTTATAATGAGATTTCTTCTTATGACTTAGTTAATGCTGGTGAAGTAGTATTCTTCGAAGGTGCTGTAGAAAAATTTCAAGAAAATTTAAGAAAATAA
- the rplC gene encoding 50S ribosomal protein L3, whose amino-acid sequence MSGIIGKKIGMTSLFNEEGKNIPCTVIQAGPCAVLQVRTEEVDGYKAVQLGFDDKSEKNVSKALAGHFKKAGSTPKAKIVEFRNEFEHEVKVGDQIIVDMFNEGEYVDVTGTSKGKGFQGVVKRHNFGGVMQATHGQHNRLRAPGSIGAGSDPSRVFKGLRMAGRMGGKQVTVQNLQVLKVDTEQNLLVVKGAVPGAKNSYVIIKKWN is encoded by the coding sequence ATGTCAGGTATTATTGGTAAAAAAATCGGTATGACATCTTTGTTTAACGAAGAAGGGAAGAATATCCCTTGTACAGTTATTCAAGCTGGTCCATGCGCGGTTTTACAGGTCAGAACCGAAGAAGTTGACGGTTACAAAGCGGTGCAACTAGGTTTCGATGACAAGAGTGAGAAGAACGTATCTAAAGCGTTAGCTGGTCATTTCAAAAAGGCTGGTTCTACGCCAAAGGCGAAAATCGTGGAATTCAGAAATGAATTCGAACACGAAGTGAAAGTAGGAGATCAAATAATCGTAGACATGTTCAACGAAGGTGAATATGTAGACGTAACAGGTACTTCTAAAGGTAAAGGTTTCCAAGGGGTTGTTAAAAGACATAACTTTGGTGGTGTAATGCAAGCTACCCACGGTCAGCACAACAGATTAAGAGCTCCAGGTTCAATCGGTGCAGGTTCTGACCCTTCTAGAGTTTTCAAAGGACTTAGAATGGCTGGTAGAATGGGAGGAAAACAGGTAACTGTTCAAAACCTTCAAGTGTTAAAAGTAGATACAGAACAAAATCTTTTAGTAGTAAAAGGTGCTGTTCCGGGAGCTAAAAATTCTTATGTAATTATCAAGAAATGGAACTAG